TCGAGGTCATGGACGGCGTCGGCCCCGTCAGCGCGCTGGCGGCCGAGATGGCCGAGCTGGAGGCCGCGATGGGCGATCCGGACCAGGCTGACCGGATGGACGAGATCATCGCCCGCTACGGCGAGGTGCAGGCCAAGTTCGACGAGCTCGACGGCTATGCGCTCGACGGCCGCGCGCGCGAGGTGCTGGGCGGCCTCGGCTTCTCGGACGAGATGATGAACGGCGACGTGGCCAAGCTGTCGGGCGGCTGGAAGATGCGCGTCGCGCTCGCCAAGATCCTGTTGATGCGGCCCGACATGATGCTGCTGGACGAGCCGTCGAACCATCTCGACCTCGAAAGCCTGATCTGGCTGGAATCCTATCTGAAGGGCTTCGACGGCGCGATCCTGATGACCTCGCACGACCGCGAGTTCATGAACCGGATCGTCGGCAAGATCATCGAGATCGACGGCGGCACGCTGACCTCCTATTCCGGCGACTACGAGTTCTACCGCGAGCAGCGCGCGCTGGCCGACGTGCAGCAGCAGGCGCAGTTCGAGCGCCAGCAGGCGATGCTCGCCAAGGAGATCGCCTTCATCGAGCGCTTCAAGGCGCGCGCCAGCCACGCCGCGCAGGTGCAGAGCCGCGTCAAGAAGCTGGACAAGATCGAGAAGGTCGAGCCGCCCAAGCGCCAGCAGACCGTCCGCTTCGAGTTCCAGGCAGCACCCCGCTCGGGCGAGGACGTCGCGACGCTGAAGAACGTCTCGAAGAGCTATGGCAGCCGCACGATCTATGACGGCCTCGACTTCCAGGTCCGCCGCCGCGAGCGCTGGTGCGTCATGGGCGTCAACGGCGCGGGCAAGTCGACGCTGCTGAAGCTCATCGCCGGCGCGTCGGAGCCGGATGCCGGCACGGTGGCGCGGGGACCGAGCGTCAAGATGGGCTATTTCGCCCAGCACGCGATGGACCTGCTCGACGGCGACCATACGGTGCTGCAGTCGCTGGAGGATTCCTTCCCGCAAGCGGGCCAGGCGCCGCTGCGCGCGCTCGCCGGCTGCTTCGGCTTCCATGGCGACGAGATCGAGAAGAAGTGCCGCGTACTGTCGGGCGGCGAAAAGGCGCGGCTGGTGATGGCCAAGATGCTGTTCGACCCGCCGAACTTCCTGGTGCTGGACGAGCCGACCAACCACCTCGACATCGCGACAAAACAGATGCTGATCGAGGCCTTGTCGCGGTACGAGGGCGCGATGCTGTTCGTCAGCCACGACCGCCATTTCCTCGCCGCGCTGTCGAACCGCGTGCTTGAGCTGACGCCGGACGGCATCGAGGCCTATGGCGGCGGCTACACGGAATACGTTCAGCGTACCGGTCAGGAAGCGCCCGGCTTGAGAAGCTGAAGCTCAGTTGGACGGGTCGGTGAGCGCTACGAAGTCGGCGATCGCCTCGACGATCGGGACGATCGCCCGCTCCGGCAGCTCATGTCCTACGCCGCTCAGTTCGAGGAGCCGCGCATTGCGGGCGGTCGAGGCGATTGCCCGGCCGTTGTCGATCGGCACAACCGGATCCTCGGCGCCATGGATCACGAGGACGGGCTGTCCGATCCGCCCGATCGCGCCGCTCCAATCGCCGCGCAGCCCGATCCTGCTGTGGTTGAAGGCGCTTCGCATCTCTCGCGCCCGATCCATCTCGGCTTCGATCCGCAACCGCTCGCGCTTCTCGTCGAAGGCTGAACTCGTCGCGGCGCAGAGCCGCGCCACGCCGAGCATGAAATCGGCCACCGCCGTGCGCGAGGTCCAGTCGAGTGTGGCCAGACGGCCGAAATGGGCCGACACCTCCGGTGCCATTCCAGGCAGGTCCGGTCCCGTCCATCCGAGCGGTTCGGCGGCGATCAGGGTCAACGACCTCACCCTCTGCGGGAACGACAACGCCACCATCTGGCAGATCAACGCGCCCAAGGACGTGCCGATGAGATGCACTCGCTCGATCCGGTAGTGGTCAAGGACGGCCACCAGATCCTGCATCATTTCCTCGACGGAATAATCCGGCATGCCATTGGTCGAGCGTCCCGTGTCTCTGTGATCGTATCGGACGACGTGAAACCCACGAGCGGCCAGCGCGCGACACAGCTCCTCGGGCCACCACATCATCGACGCGGTGGCTCCCATGACGAGGACGAGCGCCGGGTCGCTGGGCGAACCGAACGTCTCGGCGGCCAGAAGCACCTCGCCGGAGCGGACGACCGCCGGGCAGCCGGACGCGGAGGGCTTCGGAATGTCGGGCAAAGGACCAGCGCTCATCATCGCCCCCTCATTTATAACTAACGCGTCAGTTATAAATAATGCCAAGGCGTGTCAAGCTGCGACGAAGTCCGGGAAGCGGATCATGATCGCCTCCGCAGCGCGCCGGCGGACATAGGCCGACAGGTCACCTTCTTGCGTGGCAACCCACTGCATCGTGGCGCCGGCAATCACCGCGTGCAGGTGCAGCGCCAGCTCATCCCGGTCGGCGACATCTGGCAGCCGGAGCGCGATAGCCTCCTGCACCAACCGGTAGCGTTCCGCGGCGCAGGCGCGCAGGGCGGCTTCGCGGCTCTCCATGAAGGCGATGAGGATGCGGACGGAAAACCCTTCGCCCGAGCCCATGCTGTCGATGATCTCGCGAAGGAAACGCCAAAGCCCGTCGAGGCCTTGCTCTATCGGGATCGATGCCAGATAGGCCTTCGTCGCGACGACCTCGCGTTCCGCCATCATGCGCAGGATCGTCTCGCGATTGTCGAAGCGCTGGATCAGCGCCGCACGCGAAAGCGCCACTTTCCGGGCGACGTCGGCCAACGTGAAGTTCGTGGACCCCGCCTCCGCGAGCACTGCATTCGCTGCATCGAGGACGTCGTCGTCACTGGCGGTCTTCTTGCGTGGCATCGCGCAACCCTTTCCGCCTCATGGCAGCCGTCAGCCTGTGCGAGCCGCCCGCGCCAGCCCGTGCGCCACGAGCCGGTCGATGAGCGTGGGGTAGTCGATACCGCTCGCGGCCATTGCCTTCGGATACATCGAGATGTTGGTGAAGCCGGGGATGGTGTTGAGCTCGTTGAGGCGGATGCCGAAATCCTCCGTGACGAAGAAGTCGACGCGCGCCATCGCATCGCAGCCCGTCGCCCTAAACGCCTGTGCCGCCAACTCTTTCAGCCGCTCCTCAACCTCCGCCGGAAGCTGAGCCGGAACGATGATCTTCGCCCCGTCGGCGTCGATATATTTCGCGTCGTAGCTGTAGAAGCCGTGGCTTTCCGCCGGCGCGATCTCGCCCGGCCGCGAGACGAACAATCCGCCCTCGGGGGCCTCGAGCACGGCGAGCTCGATCTCCCGGCCCTTGATGAACTCTTCCACCAGCAGCTTGTCGTCATGGCGGAAGCCGAGATCCAGCGCTGCCGTGTAGCCCGCCTCGTCGGACACCTTGCTGACGCCGACCGAGGAGCCGTGCCGGGCCGGCTTGACGAACACCGGCAGACCGAGCGCCGCCTTCACCTCGGCGAAGGACGGAGCAGAGCCCTCGATGACCGTCAGCGACCGCGCGACGGGCACGCCGGCCTGGAGCAGCAGCTGCTTGGCGATGTCCTTGTCGAGCGCCACCGCCGAGCCGAGGATGCCGCAGCCGGCAAGCGGCACGCGCGCCGCCTGCGCCAGCCCTTGCACCGATCCGTCCTCGCCGTTGAGGCCATGCAGCACCGGGAAGACGATGTCGACCGGAGGCAAGTCGCGCGCAGCACCCGCCTCGATCGCCAGCAGCCGGCCCTGCCCGCCCGCGGTCAGGCAAAGCTCCGTGCCACTGTCCGGCCTGGCCAGCGCTCCGTCGGCGAAGCTGCTCGCCAGCCAACGGCCCTCGCGCGTGATGTAGACGGGGACGGCGTCATATTTCGCCGGATCGAGAGCCGCCATGACGTTCGTCGCCGACATCACCGAAACCTCGTGTTCGGAGGAGCGGCCGCCGAACAGGACGGCGATGCGGAGTCTTTCGGTGTTGGTCATGAAGGCGTCCCGGCGATTCTGTTCGACTCCCGCCTAGTCCCGATGCCCTCCTCCCCGCAAGCGGAAAGCGCCGCCGCTTCCTTGTGACCGAAACCCAGGCGGCAAGCACCCTCCGCCCGCCGCTCTCTTACTTCCCTCCCGCCTTCGCTCCTGCCATAAATCTCGAACGATCCGGCTTCTGCCGTTCCCGATTCGTAAACGACGGTGCGAACATGGACACGCTCACCCGCATGCGCGCTTTCATCGACGTGGTGGAGGCCGAGGGCTTCTCCGCCGCCGCGCGCAAGATCGGCCGCTCCAAGGCGTTGCTGTCGAAATATGTTCGCGAGCTGGAGGACGAGCTCGGCGCGCTGCTGCTCAACCGCACCACGCGCCAGTTCTCGCTCACCGAGGCAGGCCACACCTATTACAAGCGCGCCTCGGAGATACTGCGTGAGATCGACAGCCTAGCGGACACGGTGCGCGATTCGTCCGGCGACGTGCGCGGCCGCATCAAGCTCACCGCGCCGCGCACCTTCGCCGACGCGCCGATCGGCCAGTCGATGATCGACTTCGCCAAGGAGCACCCGGACATCGTTCTGGACATCCATCTGGACGACCGCTTCGTCGACCTGGTGGAGGAAGGCTACGACCTCGCCATCCGCATCACCCGGCTCGAAAGCTCCTCTTTGATCGCCCGCAAGCTCGCCCCCTTCGGCATCAGGATCTGTGGCGCGCCGGAGCTGATCGAGAAAGTCGGCCGGCCGATGCGGCCGCAGGACCTGACGCGCATGCCCTGCGTGATCGACACCAACGGGCGCTGGCTGTCCAACTGGCCCTTCGTCAACGAGGCAGGCGAGCCGATCACCGTGCCGGTGACCGGAAGGCTGGAGGTCAACAGCCCGCAATCCGTGCGCGCGGCGGCGGTCGCCGGGCTCGGCTTCGCCACCATGCCCGACTTCATTGCCCGGCCGGCGCTGGAGGACGGGACGCTGGTCTCGGTCCTCGACGAGTTCGTGCCGACCGGCGGCGGCATCTTCGCCGTCTATCCGCACCGGCGCTACCTGCCGGCCAAGGTCAGGGTCTTCGTCGACTACCTCGCCCAGTGGTTCAAGAAGTACGACGCCGCCTGATGTCCCAATTTCGCCCCCATTGGAAGGCATTTGTCGCGGGGCTCGCGGACACGAGGGGACGGATGCCATTTCCTGAATCGAAGCGATGGATCGTGGCGGCGACGACCCTGTCGGCCGCCCTGCTGTGGTCGGCGCCCGCCTGGGTCCATCCGCACGTCTTCGCCGAGGCCAGCCTCGAGGTGAAGCTCGACCACTCGCACAACGTCTCGTCGCTCCGCCATGTCTGGCGCTTCGACGACCTGTTCTCCTCGACCGTTCTGGTCGAGTTCGACACCAACAAGGACCTGAAGCTCGACGAGGCGGAGCTGGCGGAAGTGTCGAAGACGATCTTCGAGTCGCTCGCCGAATACAACTACTTCCAGCTGGTCGAGGCGGACGGCAAGGATGTGGCGATGAACGC
The Mesorhizobium australicum genome window above contains:
- a CDS encoding alpha/beta fold hydrolase; this encodes MSAGPLPDIPKPSASGCPAVVRSGEVLLAAETFGSPSDPALVLVMGATASMMWWPEELCRALAARGFHVVRYDHRDTGRSTNGMPDYSVEEMMQDLVAVLDHYRIERVHLIGTSLGALICQMVALSFPQRVRSLTLIAAEPLGWTGPDLPGMAPEVSAHFGRLATLDWTSRTAVADFMLGVARLCAATSSAFDEKRERLRIEAEMDRAREMRSAFNHSRIGLRGDWSGAIGRIGQPVLVIHGAEDPVVPIDNGRAIASTARNARLLELSGVGHELPERAIVPIVEAIADFVALTDPSN
- a CDS encoding D-alanine--D-alanine ligase family protein, yielding MTNTERLRIAVLFGGRSSEHEVSVMSATNVMAALDPAKYDAVPVYITREGRWLASSFADGALARPDSGTELCLTAGGQGRLLAIEAGAARDLPPVDIVFPVLHGLNGEDGSVQGLAQAARVPLAGCGILGSAVALDKDIAKQLLLQAGVPVARSLTVIEGSAPSFAEVKAALGLPVFVKPARHGSSVGVSKVSDEAGYTAALDLGFRHDDKLLVEEFIKGREIELAVLEAPEGGLFVSRPGEIAPAESHGFYSYDAKYIDADGAKIIVPAQLPAEVEERLKELAAQAFRATGCDAMARVDFFVTEDFGIRLNELNTIPGFTNISMYPKAMAASGIDYPTLIDRLVAHGLARAARTG
- a CDS encoding ABC-F family ATP-binding cassette domain-containing protein, which gives rise to MIRLESISKQNGKQIVFIEASATVQRGEKVGLVGPNGAGKTTLFRMINGEEQPDEGQVSIDKGVRIGYFSQDVGEMSGRSAVVEVMDGVGPVSALAAEMAELEAAMGDPDQADRMDEIIARYGEVQAKFDELDGYALDGRAREVLGGLGFSDEMMNGDVAKLSGGWKMRVALAKILLMRPDMMLLDEPSNHLDLESLIWLESYLKGFDGAILMTSHDREFMNRIVGKIIEIDGGTLTSYSGDYEFYREQRALADVQQQAQFERQQAMLAKEIAFIERFKARASHAAQVQSRVKKLDKIEKVEPPKRQQTVRFEFQAAPRSGEDVATLKNVSKSYGSRTIYDGLDFQVRRRERWCVMGVNGAGKSTLLKLIAGASEPDAGTVARGPSVKMGYFAQHAMDLLDGDHTVLQSLEDSFPQAGQAPLRALAGCFGFHGDEIEKKCRVLSGGEKARLVMAKMLFDPPNFLVLDEPTNHLDIATKQMLIEALSRYEGAMLFVSHDRHFLAALSNRVLELTPDGIEAYGGGYTEYVQRTGQEAPGLRS
- a CDS encoding TetR/AcrR family transcriptional regulator — protein: MPRKKTASDDDVLDAANAVLAEAGSTNFTLADVARKVALSRAALIQRFDNRETILRMMAEREVVATKAYLASIPIEQGLDGLWRFLREIIDSMGSGEGFSVRILIAFMESREAALRACAAERYRLVQEAIALRLPDVADRDELALHLHAVIAGATMQWVATQEGDLSAYVRRRAAEAIMIRFPDFVAA
- a CDS encoding DUF1007 family protein — encoded protein: MPFPESKRWIVAATTLSAALLWSAPAWVHPHVFAEASLEVKLDHSHNVSSLRHVWRFDDLFSSTVLVEFDTNKDLKLDEAELAEVSKTIFESLAEYNYFQLVEADGKDVAMNAPDHLIATLEDNQLIVLFESKPKAPFPLSGKIDFGVYDPTFYTAIDFTEDDNMKVDALPTSCKRQVIRPDPDEAISQNQATLTDEFFNDPAGTDMSKIFATKLEITCQAQG
- a CDS encoding LysR family transcriptional regulator, yielding MDTLTRMRAFIDVVEAEGFSAAARKIGRSKALLSKYVRELEDELGALLLNRTTRQFSLTEAGHTYYKRASEILREIDSLADTVRDSSGDVRGRIKLTAPRTFADAPIGQSMIDFAKEHPDIVLDIHLDDRFVDLVEEGYDLAIRITRLESSSLIARKLAPFGIRICGAPELIEKVGRPMRPQDLTRMPCVIDTNGRWLSNWPFVNEAGEPITVPVTGRLEVNSPQSVRAAAVAGLGFATMPDFIARPALEDGTLVSVLDEFVPTGGGIFAVYPHRRYLPAKVRVFVDYLAQWFKKYDAA